TCTTTAGATCTCctaattaaaaagtttcaagtggACGACAActacaacaaaaacaatttcaaaatttcaatccATAGCTCAAAAAATTCTGAACTtctttttgaaacttttaattaCTGATTTtgcagttttaaataaaatatgtttactttttctaatttgtatacaactgtgtttaaataaataatgtacattttagtTTGAAATATTGCACCTATAAATTGGTAacctatgttattttataattaaaactacatacaaattaatttaaattttaccaaaattacataaaaatgattgaaataCGTTTCTGATACATCTAGAGGGGAGTTGGTTAGGTATATCAAGTAaagggatatattatattatacaatccctctctctctctctatatatatatatatatattatatatagtcctGCGCAATGGCATGCACTATCCACAGCAACAACACTCGATTAGagatatacaaatacaaaaatcgtCCTTTAGATATTATCTGTGTAAACGTTAACAAGTTATCGAgtgattacatttaataatttttatcagagATTTCGAGTAACGCGAAGAGAGAGAAAACAGAGCATTACAACATGTCGTCTAGTAGAATACAGTTACAAGCCTACAGTGATGTCCCGTGTGAATATTTACAGCAAGGCTTTTAtatcttaaatttgttttgcaaaaaatattattttaccttttgAATTTTTCCGGTGGATACTATTTAGCATCTGTGTGgaaaaatttaatagtattcgCTGTTCTCGATTTGTGATGGATATCGTATTTAACTTACGAGACTATAGTATAATCATTTGAATACCTATGTGGTCACCTATAATACTTGAGGATGGCTGCTAACGACGGAacatgataacatattattattattataattacttatgagtttttactaataaaaaataaggttaatagtaataattaacattttttctatcTTCAAGTCAATTAAATCTCTTAATGGGACTACGGAGGGATACGTATCCCGAGGGATTCTGTTTgcaacttataacttataacttataagtgaccTACCTATTTACTGTAATTTGTTGCagtaattcatatatatattattattatatcataactcAATATTATCTTAGACATATGTAGGTACTCTAGCTTTTGTAGGacccatttaaatattttaatttgcagTGTAGTTgcattatagatttaaaatgttttttaaacatcaaaattGATTTGTCTATTCAATACTCCCTTCatgtacattaattgtatataacaaAATCAGTTGGACCCATCCTTTCAATGTTGACccatgtgttaaaaaaaaattttttatattaattactgaaattaattgtatttttcattaatcattttaaaaaaccctacctaatataatggcATAAGATACATTATGTCattatgtgtattatgttttaattgtacgccaataaaaccattttaattaaatcaaatatcacACATTTTTATGAGTACGATTTGACATGTTGTATATTCTTacggtttaattttatttacggtttaacatagatatttaaccatttatttataatttcccCCTATTTAAACAGTAATCGTATTAAACTGTTCAacgttaatttgtttaaaacttGATTGGTATGTAACCAAACCGGTAAATATAACATTACTTTGATGTAATTGTAGATTTGTATCATTATAGGTGTAATGATTTTACCAACTACGACTCACTGGtattaaataaacaactttGCCACCTTGGTAAATTGAATCCATGAATTCCCTAAATGTTTGTCGAAAATGTTCTTTACAATGTTCTATTATAGGGGTACAAAGTTGGTTGTTTGTTTGTTCATTATTTGCGTTAATACTGAAATTATAAACATGCCAAAAGAGTAAATAAACAGTTAGATACCTATCATgtgaatttaatgtaatttgtacGTTACAGAAGGACAATTCCAAAGTGATGCTCTCTTGGTGCCCGAGAACTGCATCTTCGATCACGTGCATAATCAGTAGCAAATGCTGGCCTTTTGATCGCTGGAACCAGACTGCGGGTCAAGCTTGTCAGGATCGTGACCACAACTTAAGAAGCTTCGCCATGTTGCTCCCTTGTGGCATATCGTTGTTTTCCGGCGTAGAGTTTGTATGCTGTCCATATAAAGGTAAGATTTTTTATcacgtaaataattgtataaaaaatagtttaaaatataattcgcatagattactattaattttattctctcattttaagaaaaataatttagtttttcggggcgtttaattaatataggtactataatatattatttgtattggttattttattgactattttattgtattagtattataaataaaaacaaatataaacattatcatttatcaagctctaaattaaaaaaaaattaatggccttaaaaataccaatattatactatgtttaattacctacttataatattatgtaaaattatttttcaaaattaaaaactgatgtttttaaaaagttttttgttaaatatattataaaatcatcagTAAATCTATGGTTAGAAGGTAAAAGGGCGTAAGCGCCAATTTCCAAATTGTTCAGGAAAGCCGAAAAACAGATATTTTCACATGAACTGTATTACAACCTTAGAACATTGTATAACACTTCGATTTGAgacttaatatgatttataatgagtgtttacgtattttgtattgattaattgttcataatcataatatattcgtgTATTTaaagcaaatttaaaaaaataatgactctTACGCCCCTTTTTTTTCTGATCCTGGCTCTTACACCCCAAAGATGTTCTATTGACTATAATGGCTTCcatagtttaatattgttatttgttttatattattgattaaatgcaatgaagacaaatatttattagagtAGAATGTGTTTAACCATTCAAACAACTAAATAATGTCtactaacaaattaatatttaaatcaatttcaaTTTCGTGTTTGAGATGTTAGACGGTTTctggtacctaatacctatcagTTTTAGTGTTTTAAAACGAACCgaacattcattataatattatcatgcggCTTTATGCTTTTTACAGTGCTGACAAAACCactaacaaaaatgttaaattgatGTAAGCGTCAAAAATGAGACGCTTACGTCTTACCAAATTTCCTTGAATGGCGTTTACGTCTTTTATTTGACATTTACATCCAGTTTTTTCATTCCCTCTAATTCTATGGCGTTTACGGCCACATATTAAAACATCGATTCTTGGATATATACAAATGATAGCGATGTTTAGGTTCAATTAATCGATGTCTAATAATGCCATTTAcaacaatatgtaaaaacatcgattttgaaaaaagttgcGCTTACGCCCTTTTACCTTCTAACCATCGATTAATATTAAACTGCGATTAATTTTGtgagagtaatattattaaataagatttATAGCAACTGCAAACTGTATTGACGGCGATTCTAAAATTAGTAAActattcttatataattataataaataattattaagtattataatactgttatccATCGAAGATGATTCAAACTTAATTACTGTTTACTAACTTAACTATGATTCCtgtaaatttagataaaattcaattaaagaAAACGGCACCAGTAGCTGCAGATAGTCTTCTCTCTTCGGATCAATTCGACGTAGAAGAAGACatcgacgacgatgatgacgatgaGGATGATGATGACGAAACAAATGACGAagaagatgatgatgatgattatgatAACTATGATGATTTGCCACCGTCTCGCATGTCATCTACATCGACCACGACTGCAGCACCAACCACCAGTACCTCCACTACCACGATGGCCACGACCACGAGGAAAGCGACTACCACCACGACAACCGTACCACCACCGCCTCCTCCTCCGCCATCTACTCCCGATAGCTCTCACACCACGCCATCCAGTCCTATTAGGAACTTGCCGACCCCGGACACATATTTCACACATTTCGATCCCAGAGATGAGCATAAATTGTACAAAGAAGCTCTGAACCGATTGGAGGAATTGCACCGTGAGAAGGTAACCAAAGTAATGAAAGACTGGTCTGATTTGGAAGAACGGTACCAAGAAATGCGTTCCAAGGACCCACACATGGCCGAAGAGTTCAAACAACGAATGACCCTCCGATTCCAACAGACCGTACAATCCCTGGAAGAAGAAGGCTCGGCGGAAAAACACCAACTGTTTGCCATGCATCAACAGAGAGTGAACGCCCATATTAATCATAGAAAGAAGGAAGCCATGAACTGCTACGTTTTTGCTCTCAACGAAAACCCTCCGAATgtaagtattaagtacctaatttaatcaaacgtaatattattatttaggtgcaGTTGTTGTTTGTATCGGACAGATCattatcgtttataataattagaactACAACTAATGCTTTTTATGCTTGTTTTTAGACACACAAAGTACAGAAATGTCTTCAAAAACTTCTCAGATCGTTGCATAAGGACCGTCATCACACAATTGCACATTACCGACACTTGCTCGCATCTAGCATTGAATTGGCGGAACGTGAAAAATCAGTGACGTTGGAACATTTGGTAGACATTGATCACATGGTCAACCAATCACTGCAAATGCTTTACAGGTACGCACtcttaaaagaatattattgtatcaaatcatttttaaaaaaaatgtatatttaacttCGTTTTATTATGTCATTTCGTACAGATATCCAACGTTGTCGCGCAAGATTTCACAATTGATGTCAGATTACATCCAAGCACTCAGGAGCAAGGATGATACCCCGGGATCGCTGTTGGCCATGACCCGAGATGCCGAAGCTAGTATCCTGGATAAATACAAAGAAGAAATCTCAACAACACAAGAAGGTTAGCTAGGAGTTTATTGAGGATTAACAATTGATTAATGTTTGTACTATTTAAATGTGTTCGTTGTGTAGACAAATCTCGTGCAAGATATCCGATGGAGATGAAACGCAAACAACCGCACGAAATGGTCGAATCAAAGGAAGCCAAACTTCAAGTTGAAACAGCCGCTGAGTTCGATGCTAATGAAAACGCCGAAACCCAACCACATCCAGGTCAGCAGCTTCAGGCCCAACAACAACCCACAGCAATCAAACCAGACCAAAACGCTGCCGCCGCTCCAGCTGCTGCCGTGCAACACCACGACCACGATTCCGAACCAAAAATCTCACATGCTCAAGTGCATGACATAAGTCACGGAGAACcggtaattttgataaataattaaaatttgtaactgCACCTCTTAACAATGGCGTACCTGAGGGGTGGCAACGGGGGAATTTCCCCATTAATTACGTAAAGACTAGAATTACTATCggattttatattgtttcatagtaagttatttaatatcCCCCTCATCCCCTCAAAAAACAAATGTTCGAGGTAAGCACTGCccctataataggtaattagtaAACTAATTCTTTCTGATTCGGTAATTTTTTGCAGACATTCTTCACCCGGAAGAACTTCCACCGTGATTCAAGGAACGTCCACCTAACGTTGGCATTTGCAGGATTGTCGTTAATAGCTGCAATTTGTGTCGGAGTAGCCGTGATCCGCAGAAGAAACGCCAGATTGCCACAAAATCAGGTAACGTGATCGCGCTgcttttgttaaaattgtttctgTTTACATTGTTAAACATATATAACCCCTATtgttttctatgttttttttaggGATTTATCGAAGTCGATCAAGGTATATCTCAAGAGGAACGTCACGTGGCCAACATGCAGATAAACGGATACGAGAATCccacctataaatattttgaagtcaAAGATCAATAAGTGGGTACAATctgtaacatataattataattttgttaattcatCGTGTAGAATCGtcgtattttgtttaatattaccaaaaatatataatttctattCTTACTTGTTATTTTTCAGAAAACAACTATAGCCCACATAGCGAGATACGTACTTAAGGAGACGATTTTAACCACCCAGCAGCGTTTTTAACCATTTAtctatatgcataaatatttacataaatatggaTGTACGTGATACAAAtaggaacatattattaatatatatattatgtatctatataactatataatatataattatatatatttatatatatatatatatatatataggtctgataaattacaaaattaacttCGTTTAAAGCATAGATGTAGGAAGGACCATAATAAACTTCTAGACAAAAGtgccattttattttcattccatttaaaaacaataataacatatccATTATTTTACGAAAAGTTTTAATGAAATCGCCTAATGCATTGTTCTAGTCAAAACATGCTTGTTTTTCATTAGTCATGTTggacattcatattatacacagtattttaaaaacatttaaataataataatactcaaaacGTGTACATTGTAATTATCTTTTAACCTTTGTCTAGcgcttttttttaaactatgtaGTACCATCAGCATTATTAAGTTAgacatatatttatagttagatatttgaattataataattattatgatacaatacgataattaaaaaaaaacttacatttaaataaatagtatacacattttcatttttttttaagtacctatattattatttttttttattattattattattattattattattattattatcattcatattgttttatttttaataatgacaataaaataacaatagacaaaaaataatagtgaaaaaacaatataaaagaaCAAACAATGGTTATAATGATTTATCTACAActtccaatattatattgtacgtctCGCTTGTTATTAAATTCTGATtattttagttagtttttttttatttcatattcataattaagattacttttttaattgttaaaagacACTACCTATTAGGACAATTAAGAtttctcatttttattattattatatttttttttcatcatcactctattatataaaaatatatacctagtaagatattatattatattataggtaggtatattatttaagcatttagaaagtatactattataatttatattatttttgtgtaaatttaagaataaaatggaACAAAACGTATGTTTTTGAATCtgatataacttaaaataataataattactaagtgtttttccaaaatgttatcattacctacctaaaaatgtatgtataactaatttatttataaaaataaaattgtatacattaaaagAAATGGTTGATTACATtgtctatttattaatttatcttattaCTTCTTTCTTAGTTTATTTGGTCAAAAtgcttaaaatgtaatacaaggcatCTCGCACATTGTTAAGAGTATAGTCAAGagttttttataagcttttaaagtacaaatttcaacataatttatcaaattgaagattcacaaattattttgttgttaaaaatgtatcaaattttcaaattttatggctaaggattgaaaatttaaaacaaggatgCACGTAAATAGGtgattctgtaaccaaaaaatctaaaagatacttaagatattttaagttaaaatttgaatgaaattacatactaaataaccaagaataacgattttagtaggtacttaattttttgttatgttataatattaattcaacttaccggctaccgtattaataatataataaaatatcctagactgacaaaccgtctccgctcagaatcattcttcgtatacaaagatattatatcattgaattcaaatttaatacaatccattatacagtgacccactattgtaactactgtgcagcagagcgacatctacttaccgcttttgttattattatttattgctatatacatataaataaccAAACGAAAACTTTTTCTaagagataaaataaatttatagtgtGAATTGATCATCAATGTGGAAAacaagaacaatattatttataagtacttatgaattatagataataataaatgtatatgaaatTACTACGAAATGTCCGTTGCAATTACTtgtaataacagtaaaaaaataattaaatcgtttTAGGAATTGGAACTAAAAAATACTTCTTAATTCTCTAtggtaatattactaataatatgtccattcgtacaaaatataaagtacccaatatagtaatatatactaataaatactgTTGACTGTTGTActtactattacaatatttaatttaatagccAAATCACTGTtggtatatttcatattttttgcgTGAAAATAGGAATAGTGATGTTAGTGGAAGTAGTAAAGTATTATCTAGGGGGCGCTAaggcaataataaaaataaaagaaaaatgtttgaaatttggcagaaagaattatttaaacatgtaatacattatgagtaggtactatatttcaTTAGAACGCCCACAGAAAGGCAGAACTGGCATTCCCCACTTCCCACTTCAATTAGTAgtgcttacaattttttttaattattttacaaagtataCAATACACgctaacaatattttgaatatatttttttaaatgttcacaatATTCACTTCTGTCACTATTAGAGTGTAATGATCGtcattaatagtataaaaataactgcAAGACCGTATAGGGACTTGAAATGTTCATGATGGAAatctaattttcaaaatatttgttctcTTTGTCTGGTATTTAaagacaattaaaatttttttctatgtactcgtatattaatcaaatattttgctACTCGGTTAAAAGGCTTAATATTtgagttttatataatactagctgatcccgtacACTTTTTTGCTCGTAAAAAAAtggcaactcttaaaaaatgtatgattgttcaactccttttgggtgtaactcgctgaAGTAAGCGCgactcagccaccctggtaggcaatgttcgcaaattcgatttgatgcaaaaaaaaccgaaaatacAAGGTCAAAATtttcatacattattttagaGTATTGTGTTTTAGtgcttatgaataatatgacataaaataGAAACCAGttgaattattcaataaaaaaacatatatcagtgttaatcaatacaatatattttactgtaggtacacaatttacatttttaaacttacagTCATCTAATCCAGAACAATAATTCAAACGTAGTATtcagtttttttgaaataattgtacaaaatgtcaaagtgaaataaaattaataatttgaatcgaACGTACATCGTACATCGTACATCTACCTATagacattatacaatatttaaacgattagtatatataatattatattagaggtatatttttattatttttacatacctaccaactacatatataaattatcaaaaagataaaaatgttatacttaattaaatcgTACCTACAGAGGTatgaactaaatatatatttataatacaaaacgtatagattgtaataatattataataagataaatatataatgtg
This portion of the Acyrthosiphon pisum isolate AL4f chromosome A1, pea_aphid_22Mar2018_4r6ur, whole genome shotgun sequence genome encodes:
- the LOC100164501 gene encoding LOW QUALITY PROTEIN: amyloid-beta-like protein (The sequence of the model RefSeq protein was modified relative to this genomic sequence to represent the inferred CDS: deleted 1 base in 1 codon); this translates as MRAVVLCAALFVAPLYALTLKGIGADGPAPVHFEPQVAVLCDAKSDTPYYSQYMSENGRWTSDTKRKVGCLKEKVDILDYCKKVYPKNDITNIVESSHYVKIGNWCKMGFNKCKHTDWVKPYRCLEGQFQSDALLVPENCIFDHVHNQSKCWPFDRWNQTAGQACQDRDHNLRSFAMLLPCGISLFSGVEFVCCPYKDKIQLKKTAPVAADSLLSSDQFDVEEDIDDDDDDEDDDDETNDEEDDDDDYDNYDDLPPSRMSSTSTTTAAPTTSTSTTTMATTTRKATTTTTTVPPPPPPPPSTPDSSHTTPSSPIRNLPTPDTYFTHFDPRDEHKLYKEALNRLEELHREKVTKVMKDWSDLEERYQEMRSKDPHMAEEFKQRMTLRFQQTVQSLEEEGSAEKHQLFAMHQQRVNAHINHRKKEAMNCYVFALNENPPNTHKVQKCLQKLLRSLHKDRHHTIAHYRHLLASSIELAEREKSVTLEHLVDIDHMVNQSLQMLYRYPTLSRKISQLMSDYIQALRSKDDTPGSLLAMTRDAEASILDKYKEEISTTQEDKSRARYPMEMKRKQPHEMVESKEAKLQVETAAEFDANENAETQPHPGQQLQAQQQPTAIKPDQNAAAAPAAAVQHHDHDSEPKISHAQVHDISHGEPTFFTRKNFHRDSRNVHLTLAFAGLSLIAAICVGVAVIRRRNARLPQNQGFIEVDQGISQEERHVANMQINGYENPTYKYFEVKDQ